ACGCCATCGTGTACGCCTGGCTGCTGCCGGCTTACGTCTCGTGGTACGCGCTCGTGCCGCGGCAGGCGGGTGGCGTGCTGGTGAGCGACCCGCTGACCCGCGTCGTCTTCATCCTGTTCCTGCTGCTCTCGATCCCCACGGGCTTCCACCACCAGTACACGGACCCCGGGATCTCGGAGCAGATGAAAGCCTTCCACGCCGTGCTCACCTTCGGCGTCTTCTTCCCGAGCCTGGCCACGGCGTTCTCGGTGGTGGCGGCGCTGGAGATCGGCGGCCGGCGGCGGGGCGGGCAGGGGCTGCTCGGCTGGGTGCTGAAGCTGCCGTGGAACGATCCGTCCGTGGTCGCCCAAATGCTGGCGATGGTCGTGTTCGTCTTCGGCGGCATCACGGGCCTGATCAACGCCAGCTTCAGCATGAACCAGATCGTCCACAACACGACGTGGGTGCCCGGCCACTTCCACATGACCGTCGGCACGGCCGTCGCCCTGACGTTCGTCGGCGTGGCGTACTGGATGATCCCGTACCTGACGGGCCGGGCGCTCTGGGGCCGGAAGCTGGCGCTCGCCTCGTCGTGGATCTACACCATTGGCGTGCTCATCTTCGCGCGCGGCATGATCTCCGCCGGGCTCCAGGGCATGCCGCGGCGCACGTTCCACGTGATGGCCGGCTATCGCAGCCCGGAGTGGGAGCTGGGCGGGATCCTGACGGGCATCGGCGGCACGATGATGTTCATCGGCCTGTTCCTCTTCTTCGTGATCATGGGTATGACGATCATCGCGGGGAAGAAGGGTGAACAGCCGAAGGACATCCCGGTGGCGCGCACGCTCATCGCGCCGTCGTTGACCGGCTGGCAGCCGTACCTGGACCGGATCGGCCTCTGGGTCATCGCCGCGATCGCGCTGGTGCTGATCGCCTACATGCCGTTCTTCCTGACCTACACGCCACGCTTCCTCTCGCCGGGGTTCAGGCTGTACTGAGCGCCGCCGGTTGGTCGGCACGGCGGGCCACGGCATTCGGTCGCCTTCGACCGTATCCCGGCCGGCGTCGCGCCCCGGCGCAGGCCGGCAGCCCCGGCGGAGCGCGTCGGCCGGCCACCTTCGTGGCGCCGGCCGGCAGTCGTCCGTCGCGTCGGCCGCTGCCAGTTCGCTGCCCGGCCGTGCTCTGGCACGTGCCTCGCAACGCTTGCCTGCTGGCGCATCGACACGGAGGAGGTGGGGATGGCGCATGCGAAGGCCGCGCTCGAGCGCCTGTTCGGCGCGATCGAAGCCAGGGATGTCGAGGCGATCGCCGACCTGCTGGCCGACGACGTCACGCTGGAGACGGAGATGCTCGCCACGCCCATCCAGGGCAAGCAGACGCTGTACGACATGATGGCGGGCAGCATGGACGCGTACGAGTCCGTCCGGATCGAGCCCCGCGAGATCATCGAGTCAGGCGACAGTGCGGCGGCGCTGGTCACGGCGCACGCCCGCCTCGGCAGCGATCTCGAGGTGCTCGGCGAGACGCTGCCCACCGCCGGCAAGGAGCTGAGCGTCGTCGGCGCGGTGTTCGTGCGCGTGGACGACGCAGGGAAGATCACGCGTCTCTCGCGCGTACGGGACACGTTCGGCGTGGTCCAGCAGCTCGGCCTCTCGCCCGAACGGATGCGGGCGCTGGCGAACAAGTTCGAGCAGCAGGCGAGGGAGCAACGGCGGGCCGCCTGACGGCGGGCAGTCCAGGGCGGGTCGGACGGATGGTGGGTGCGGGCCCGGCGGCGGCCGACGCCCGTGTCGCCGCCGCCGGGGCCCGGCATGGTGTCACTCCTGCCGCGACGCTTCGGCCAGCTCCCGGACCGCGGCAGCCATGGCGCGCACGCGCTCCGGGTCGGACGAGCGTGCGACGTCCGCGTCCAGCGAGGCCGCGAGTGCCTCGAGCCGCTCGGCCCGGAGGGCGCCCGTCGTCGCCTCGGCCAGGTCGAGCGCGGCGGCGATGGCGCTGGTGCGCGCGGGCGGGAGTCCGCCGTTGCGGATGAGCTGGTCCAGGTACGCGCGGACCACGGGGAACGCGGGTGGCCAGACGATGCGCGGCTGGCTCTGCGGGTTGTACTGGTCCAGGACCACGAGCTTCGCCGCCTCGATCTCGTTCTTCGAGAGGTACTCGCTGGGAACGAGCTCGAGGATGTCGAGCCCGCGGGCGAGCTCGGAACTGTAGATGTAGCCGTTGTACCAGTAGGCGCCCCACGAGCCGCC
Above is a window of bacterium DNA encoding:
- a CDS encoding cytochrome C oxidase subunit I, which encodes MSAATVYDPAGFALPDTQKRFLRWTIYIGYGALIAGIFHGLANALSFAGIDILPYFPRLRGYYQGLTAHGVANVLVFTFAFANGFLSLMTARALSRPLVPWLVYATFGTLLLGNILVVYAIVTNQASVLFTAYAPLQAHWTFYVGLVFVVVSTWLALLNMLVVLGRWKRDNRGARIPLLAFISVISYVMWFLASLPIAVEFLGFLIPWSLGAYGGRVDPLLTRTLFWFTGHAIVYAWLLPAYVSWYALVPRQAGGVLVSDPLTRVVFILFLLLSIPTGFHHQYTDPGISEQMKAFHAVLTFGVFFPSLATAFSVVAALEIGGRRRGGQGLLGWVLKLPWNDPSVVAQMLAMVVFVFGGITGLINASFSMNQIVHNTTWVPGHFHMTVGTAVALTFVGVAYWMIPYLTGRALWGRKLALASSWIYTIGVLIFARGMISAGLQGMPRRTFHVMAGYRSPEWELGGILTGIGGTMMFIGLFLFFVIMGMTIIAGKKGEQPKDIPVARTLIAPSLTGWQPYLDRIGLWVIAAIALVLIAYMPFFLTYTPRFLSPGFRLY